The Drosophila innubila isolate TH190305 chromosome 2L unlocalized genomic scaffold, UK_Dinn_1.0 4_B_2L, whole genome shotgun sequence genome segment CCGGTATTGTTTCCACCTTTCGTTCAGAACTTTTGTCACGTTGATTGCTGCTGGTGCTATTACGCTTTTTGGGTGTCGTACGTGTGCTGCGGCTTTTGCGCACTGGCGATGCCGCATGTTCCTCACTTGAGGCGCGCTCCCCTCGCTCTTCATTGATTTCTTCAATGGAAGATGTCGCTTTCGAAGGCGCTTTTGTATCATCTACCTTCTCCACAAGCGGCTCATCCTCAGTTTTCTCATTCTCCGATATTTTGCGCGATCGGCGACTGCGACGTGCCGGCAAAGGTGCAGGCGATGAAGATTTTTTTCGTTCGCTACGACGTCTCATAGCTGTAAAAACAAATGCTTCCCGCACACTAATAAAacactaaattaaaatgctattGCACTTGTTATTAACGTCAGCAGTACGCGATTAATACGCACGCAcaattgtttctttattttgcagCGTGCAACGTTTTAGTTTCCttgtaaaagaaaattttgttgccAACGAAAAGCGTCAATCCGCCATCAAAGGTAGGGTTGATTTTTGGGGTAATCAATGCTTACAAACTATCGCATGCTCCAAACATCGATATatctttgatttaaatattcgaTAGATAAGGCTTACCACGattctgtaaaatattttattatttttcttttgctttattattgttagttattgttaataatctttataaattatacacaATTTGGTATGCAAGCTATTTAGTTATTTTGATTACCGATAACAGCATTAAGATATCAGCAGTTATATGCCGAGGCTGTCAGTCCTTAAATTGAATGGAATACCTCCAATTCGAATTGaaagtacataaattataaacaatgtttaattttatattacaattttataatttgtttgcttaatttgTTTGGCTACACTTTATATAGAACCCGCCTCTTTACAACACTGAATTGACGCATATTTCGTAATTGAACAGCCTGACCAACAAAAGCAtccaaaaatttgttaagtttATTGTAAAATGCATTGATTACAACAAAATGATAGTAAAGAATTTTAGTAAATtcacacaaatatttgcacgACTGCGATGTGCGCGCGGTGTGAACGTCAATTCGAATGACTATTCAATCAGAGTGCAAAACAACTTGAAACTGAATTCGGAAGGATGTCGATCCTTATGTGGCCTTTATCAAAGGCAGAAAGAGGAAGATGAGTACCGACAACGTTCCTCGTCTCGCTCTTCGCCCCTTCCGCATCCAAGTTTGCTGTTCACCGCTGCgtttagctttaattttcttggTGGCAGCAACGGCGACAAGGACCAGGAAGAGACACCAGAATCAAAATTGGTGAATACTATAAAACGCTCGATTCTCTGCATACAAAATGATCAGTATGACAAGGCCGAGCAAATGTTGCATCTGGCGCTTCGTATGGCCCAAGATATGCAGTCATCCAAGGGTATTACGTATGTGTACGATCTAATGGCCAACTTGGCCATGGAACGCGAGCAATTTAAGAAAGCAGAAAAACTATTTGTCGACGTAATGAGGAGATTGATGTCGGATGGGCATACAGAGGATAGTCCCAAGATATTGCACATAAGTTCGAAAATAGCGCATATGTCACAGCTGCAAGGTGAATTGGAGAAAAGCTTTCAAGGGTTCACATGGACACTGCATCGACTGGGCAAACTGGTAAAGAGTACGCCCGAAGACACTGATATACTGGAGCTATATGGCCTGACAAAGAATTGGTATTGAAGGTTGTTCCATGCTTCAGTCAATTATGAAGTGCAActtaatatgaataaattaacatGGATTTTGTAATCCTCAGGTTTGGGCAGCTGCTAATGAAGCAAGGCAAATACGACGAGGCAAAGAATCTATTCAAAGAGGCCCTTGATATCCTTATTTGTGTTTATGGCACCCTTAACGATGCTTCAGTAACAATTTTGAATAACATCAGCGTGGCTTATgttaatgtatgtatattatgaACATAATCCACTCtgtacatattattatattttaattgacagCTTGAAAATTATGCGGAAGCAAAGGAAACCCTTTTACATGCTCTAGCAGTTGCCAAGGAACTCAAGGATGTCACACAGGAGGGCATTATTCAGGCCAATCTGGGATTAGTATATCTGCGAGAAGGTCTTCTCAAAGAAGCCGAAAACTTTTGCAAGCTTGCTTGGAAAACGGGTAAAAGTCATGAGAACGCCGATGCTATTGAGCAGGCCGAGTATTGTCTAAATGAGATTAAGTCCAGCATGAAAGGCTAGCAAAGGTCCAAGCCAGAGAACTATCAGAATATAacttaaacatataaattaaattgtttattaaatacacaGAAGACTTTCTGGAAGAGAATTGTATTACATTAATTAGTCGATCCTGGCTTAGCGTTATTAAATAACTCcgtacaaatttatatttaaaggtgttttaacattttgttacAGTggttcatttcatttcacaattttaagcAGATTTTAAATTCAGGTTTGAGTTATTTGATGGACACATAGAAAATAGATATACAACTATTCAAACTTGGCTATAACAATCATCAAAGCCACTCCAGTAAGAAGCGCCACAATTTCCTTCAAGGATTGTTTGAGCTTCGTCGACTCTTCCAATAGCTCTGGCAGCACACTGACCGTGGCAATATAAATGAAGCCACCGGCTGTGAAAGGCAATACCCATGGTGCTGAGCTGCCATCGCTGCTTCCTGCACCCAAGAGAGCCAATGCAGTGCCAGCCAAGGCACCTAAAGCTGTCACCAACTGCAGCAACATGGCCTTGCGACGCGAGCAGCCAGATTTGATGAGGATGGCAAAATCACCAATCTCATGCGGAACTTCGTGCAGCAGTATGGTTATTGTGGTTACAATGCCAATGCTGTTGCCAGCCAGATAGGAAGCACCAATGGCTAGGCCATCGGTAAAGTTGTGTGCAAAGTCTGCAGCCAAATTAAGATAGCCTGATATCTCCACTTCACCCTCTTCATCCTCTTTCTTGGCAACTGTCTTGCTTGGCTTTGTTGAGGCTTTTTTCTTATCTCCAGATGCTGGTTCCTTATCTTTGGCAGCTGTCTTGGGTTTCGGTGTGCCATGACTGTGACCATGTCCACCGCCGCCGCCCTTCAGAATGCGTACCAGCTTCTCCACAGACAGAAAGGCAACAATGCCACCAAGAACCCAAAGGCCAACACTCATATCATGTGCGTGGGCATGACCCTCGCCCTCCCcatgatgatcatgatgatggTGGTCATGACCGTGGTCATGGCCATGCTCCCCATGGCTATGTGGATGTGTGGCGTGTGGAATCAAGTGCAGAAATGCATCACCCAACAGTCCGCCGGATGCAAAGGCAAGCAAAACTTTCAGTCTTGGTTTCATCGCTTCGCTGTTGTCGAGCGGTATAATGTAGAGCAGCACAAAGGGAGCGGCACTGATAAGCAATGTGGAGCCCATCGAATGCAGCCAAATGCTCTTCATATCTGTGGGAAAACgagattaaaataacaatgtgCACTTGTCGTTCGTTATCGGCAGCTTACCCAATTTTGCCGCCGGTTTTGCGTGATGATGATGTTCATAATGGTCGTTATGTCCATGATGATCATGACCGTGGTCGTGTCCATGGTGATCATGATCGTGGTGATCATggtcatgatgatgatgatcgtgATCGTGATTTACCGGCGGTGCTTGCTTAGCATcgaaattttcatttgcttcgCGGGAGTATTTAAAACTGGGATTGCCTTGACTCTGACATAATTCCGGCAAGGATAGCACTATGGCTGTAAGTAGAATGCCGAGTGCAACTttctgataaaatttaaactttgacGGCTGCAAATTAGCCAATTGTTTAGACATAGCTGGCTTTGTTTCTTCAAAACGcgtgaatattattttttgtaattattgtgacgtgtgtgtttttcttagctttttgTTCGCGTAGtgtcagtgctgccaacttgttttataTCATGTCGCAAAAAAACTGGTTGGCAGGCTTGGGTTTCGGCTTCAAGCCCATTTTgtgatcaatttaaatttaggtattgcaaatatgaaaatgccataaactttgcaataaattaataattttaagaaaatttaaaattcgaaattaaatttttaaaaatatttaaaaatgcagaaaattttagctcaaaattaagaaattttaaaaagaaaaaaggtagaaaaaattttaagttaccaATTTTGACGATTGACCCAATATGTTTCAAATTGCCGGTCGGTGAATTTAACATTTGGGCCAAGTGGCAGCGCTTTGTCTTTTAAGACGCCGCGAAACGAGCGTCTCGTTCGacttcaataaataaaaattagaaactgCTCTCAACTtcgttaaaatttttatatttatagctcACGGTCAAGTGGCATtaatgaaaaagaaagaaaaagtcAGGGCTGAAAGGGCAAAAGAGCGAcggaattttgaaaaagacGTATCCATTGACCTGGAAAGGCagcaaaaatactaaatagaGCATAAAGCTTCAATAATCCTGGTGGCGTCACAAGTGCCCTTTTTGGGCGCAgctgaaatacaaaaaaaaaactcatacacccttcttatattttaaattaaaatgcttataattttaaacatcTAATCGTATTTAGTTAGTTTTTTCGTTGTTCGTTAAACGAGGCTAATTAACTAGACAATTGTATAGGTATGGTGAGtgcaaaattgatttttttttatgtatgtatatgatgCCATCGATAGACCGttacaaaaacagaaaaattcgTTGGtgtgtaataaataatatgtttgTAAAGGGAGTAAAACCATATTCGCTTGTTGTATCAGACACGACACTTTCAAATATGATGATAAAACTATTATAACTTTCATCATTATGTAGTATATACAAGCCACTTTGGTTGCAAATTGCCAGATCACTGCCCACTGCTTAATACAgattaattttctttagtaTCGTCTTGCGGCACATGTGGCAAGTGCGCAGCGTCTCGGCACAGTGGGAGCAGGCGCCATGGCCACAGAGGAAGGCTACATCCCGTTTGCGTTCCATGCAAATGCCACAAAAGTGCGATTCCTCAAACTCCTGAACTTTGTTCTCTAGATATCGCAACAGATCGCCAGATGGCAAACGAGCCTGGTCACTGGGCGATGATGTGGTGGACAACTGTTGGCCAACAACCTGACGACCGCTGGCATCCAAACGTCTCTCAATCACAACTCCGCAGCGCAGACACTTCTTCATCCGAATGCTGCATTCCTCACAGGCAATCTGATGCAGGCAGggttctataaataaatacaatagtTAATAGTAGTTTAACGACAGttgacttaaattaaattagcatAAATTGCGCAAAGTTCTTTTTTGAATAACTTCCAAATTAGTTATCCAATGGTGATCTTATTTTCAGAGTAGATTCggaatatagtatatatagcTTTATAATTGTAATCTAGTAATTAGATTTTTTATCGTGCTGGATTTCATACACTGCTGTATACTGACAGTTATTTATAGCAATAGaatctatacattttacaccaaaatatctttcaattaattaattaggtCCCTAAATCATAGTCATAGTCCAGTTTTATTTCAACTGAGAGATAGTCTTGAATTTGACAGCTAttactataaattttaattcggAATATCTTTTAGTTAATTAACTGTGACTTTAACTTGACTTTGAATTATTGTGTTGCTTACCGAAGCGCACCAGTTGCAGCGGCTCGTTGCACACGATGCACTCCTGTTGACCAGAGATAAGACCCGGCaatgctgcagcagctgccgcaCCGATCGCAACATGGGGCAAAGCATTTGTTTCCACTGTGGCAGCACTGCATGTGGTGGCTGTTGATGTCGCTGTGGCTGTGGTTGGCACTGGCGGCTTTGGTGCTTTCTTGCGTGGCGCCACTTGAGGTGAAACACTTGTGGTGGCATCCGAATTAAGTTTCTTGTTGCCCGGCGATGGTGCCGCCTCGCTGGGCTTTGGTTGCGTAACTGGCGGTGGTAGTGCTAATGATGTTGAAGATGTCGCTGCCGTTGCTACAGCATCTTCACCAACTTCAACAACAGCGGCCGCATCATCCGATGTGTTGATGTCCAGAGCTTGCATATTACGTTGTAATGGAATCggtgccgttgttgttgttgctgttgttatggATGACTCCTCAGTTCCGCCGGCTGTTTGCTGGCCAAAGATCAACTGCCTTATATTTCGATCTGTAATCCATTCGAAAATActggcattggcattgttAAGCTCCACACGACAGCCATGACGCGAAAGATAGATTAGAATGCTGTACATTAATCGATCCTCGTTGCGGACACTGGTCTGTGCCAGGCTAATAAAGAACTTGTGGATTTCGGGCGCGTCTTCCTGTGCCGGTTCAGCTGCTTGCTGCAGATTGGTTTTCTTAATGACACACAAGTGCATAGCATTGTCGCCATCCTCATCCTTGGCATTTATGTCACACGACAGCTTGACGAGACGTTCAATGACACCCGCATGTCCCTGCGAGACAGCCAAAAGGAACGGCGTTTGACGCCTATTGTTACGTATGTCCAGCTCCGCTTGTCCCTCGGTTACCAGTGTTTCCACAACCTGTGCATGCCCATTGAGTGCCGCCAAATGCAGCGCTGCAAATCCATCGTCCTTTCTTACATTGACCAATTGACGTGACAGCTGGAGGATGCGACGAGCGGCCACAACGTTGCCCTTAAGTGCCGCATGATGAAGCACATTGAAGCCACGATTGTTCTTCACCGTAAAATCTAAATTTGGTGCATTGCAGAGCAGCTCCACGACTTCGGTATTCTCCTTGCCTATGGCATCGTGCAGTGCGGTGTCTCCATACGAATCCTGGATATTCACATTGGCATTGTGCTGGAGAAGTTCACGTACACAGTGTGGCGTCTTTTTGTGCGCACAGATGTGCAAGGCCGAACAGTGGCTGGAGTTGAGGAAGTTCACCTCGGCGCCATGCTCCAGCAGCACACGCATCGTTTCTGGTTGATTGCCAAATGCCGCGTAGTGTAACGCCGAGTCGCCCTCCTTGTCCACAACATTGACATTGGCGCCCTTCGAAATGAGGTAAGTAACCAGCTCCACGTAGCCCTGATGTGAGGCCACCTGTATGCATGCCTTGCCGCCGCTCATCACATCCACCTGACTAGGATTCACGTCCAGATATTGTTTCACAAAGTCTAAATGACCCTGGGCTGCCTCACGAACCAATTTATCGGCCACCGAGCTGCCAGAGAGACCCGATAGTGGCGTCATCACATGATCCGTGCGACGATGACTCAAGTCCATCATGCTATTGGAACGTTCCGCTGCAGTCGCCAATGGTGAACGCTCCAGTTTGACACATTTCGGATTTAAAGTCCATTCGAAGCCATCATGCAATTGCTGTATGCGCAAATCTCCATCGGAGTACACCTTCACCACCTTGCAGAGCTTGCCCAACGCCTAGGAAAGAACATAAGAGTTTAGTTGAGTGTAAAGATTCCATATAggaaattttagaaataatattaagaatattaaaattgaggGAAACAAAATGAATAGTGAGAAATTAATTGGGTAGACAAAAGTCCgaaatcaaaatttgtttttaaatacgtACGTTTtataaaagttcaaatttcacaatattttatttgaaacatgcaatttttattagtataaatattgaataatttctAAAAGCCCGatgattttcattaaaatatttttaatttcgaatCTTTCTTATCcccattttttttccaaacacttgtttctaaattaaaatttaactcaaatgctagtttttggttaattttctGCTTTATATTTacctcttaatttttttttactaaaattaattttgattttgtaattcttacaaaaatattcggAAGGTGCAAAGCAGAATTAAAGGAGTCTGAGAACTACTTACATAGCGCATTATGTCAATCCATTCGCCGTGTCCCTTCTGCAACTGCTGGACCTTATGTGCATCATTGATAATTGTGACCAAGTCGCCCACACGGAACGATACAACTTTAACAAGAGCGGCGGGATGAAACGTCCAACGATTGGGACAATTTTCGTACTGAACACTGCAAAGtggaattattttataaatgatctTAAATTGAGTATCCTGGCTTACATACCGTATATCACCCTTTTCGGTGATGCGATGCACGGTGCCCAATTTGGCGAGATGCTCGACCATGCGAGGATTCCAGCCACCATGTCCCTGTTGTAGCTTCATCAGTGCATCTACCTCTAAGCAGACTTTAACCCGATCACCGACAGAGAAGGTGGGCTTAACCATAGCCACGATCGGTTGCTGTTCCTCCGGTTGACCCAAGACAGGCATGTGATCCTTGTAGTAATAACCACCGCAAGTAGCTGCTATATATTTAAGGTCGACGTTGCCCTTGTGGCCAAGGCGATAGACGTTCGTTGATCCGGTTACCCAAGAGACGTTGGCTACACTGCGACAAGATTCATTGTCCCAGCCACGAATTTCCATAACACGCCCGGTTTTACCCTCACCGCCGTCCTGGTCGTTCCACTCCCAGTCGGGACCACGCACAACCTTTGAGCCCACAAAGATGCCTCGCAATTGTATACGCTGTGAACCTTTTCGTGGTGGCACTCGCACTCCCAAGGATGTGGGCGTTGTATATCTTACAAATGAGTGCTCCAAATCGTGAAGATTTGCGCCGTAACAAAAGGCACACAAATGATAATTTGTGCACTGGGCGCACTTAAATACAATGCCAGCTATTCCCTTTGAGCAGCCATCACACACGACATTCGAGTGACGAACACCtagataattaaaaagaagagTCATTAGTTAATGAAAGGAATTAAGAATATCCCAATTATACTTACCAACTTGGGCATTGTCCACAATTATTAGATCATACTGATTTTGATAGCCAACTCTGTAGTTGGTGCGATGACCTGAATCCCAATTGACCACAACCGTATTCTCGGGTGAGTGTGTCGATCCGCAACGTCCTATTTCGCAAACGGTACCAACGTGACCTTCCCCGTCGTCTGTTGCATGGAAAATGAAttgagattttttaaaaagtcagAAACGTTTCTTTTAAAGTTGCCCTCTCTTTTCCCAGACAGCTTGAGTTCTATTTATAGACTACAGAGATAAAGACTTCGCACCCCACAAAAATCGTTTGTGTTTTCTCCCCAAAGGAAATGTTTCGTGTGCTCCATCCGGTTGCAACACGGGGCTGCCTCTTGCCACACATCACCAAACAATTCTCGTGCACaaagaaatatgtatgtatgtaaataaattctattgaATTCCTCCTCCACTCTCTGTCCTTACTGCAGCTGtacttgaaattaaaacaCACATCTGTTTAATTTCCCCTCGCGCCCTGTTAGTCAAGGCATATAATGATTTATATTAGGTTAGGATATGGCCTGAAATGTTAATGTGACGCTGTTAATGTTGAGTTAACAGTGGATGTTAACGACTCAAAGGCCAAATAAACAAAGAGTGATGAGAATGCTTAAGATTAATGTTGGCTAAGGCTATGATCCTAATGTTATTGTTAAGTTAACAATTGTTgttcaaaattaatatgatAACGATTCAAAGAGGGGGAGATGAAGAGGTATTGAGAGGAGAAAGACGACAGAATAGAATAGGGAGCGAGGAATAAAGACAATcagcaagagagagaaaatgagaatagagagaaggagaagaaaaCAGATAGAGTGgaaaaagagacaaaaaaaaaagaggaaaggAGGAGTGGAGAATACTAAGAGGAAAAAAACAGAGAGTAGAAGGaggaaaagaaataaatataaaaggaaAGGAGGAGGAAGATAAAGAAAAAGGAGcggatgaagaagaagaatcaGATCCCCAACAAACTGTAAACTCTAATAGCCTGGAATAGTGAAGTACTTGAGACACTAGATAAACTGTTAAGGGCTATTTATAGTACTCCCTCCAtggaacagcagctgcaatccTGGCCAGCTCCCCCTAATTCTAAAAATACGGGATCTTTTCAAATGGCACGCGCCCCAAACGCCAACGAAGACTTCGTTTTTATGATGAGGCGGAGTAAAAACAATgtgaaaagagagagagaaggagagtcACATGTGTGTTGTGCCCCTGCTTATAGTATATAGCAAACCCCTACCCCTGCCCAACGTTATAATGTGTTTAAAGCGGCAGCGCCAAATGAAGAGCCGTTTGGGAAGGCATTCCGCTGTTGAGTGTTGCTAAAAATAGCACCGTCCTCTTTACATTCACTAGCAGCCAAAAGTGCGGATCGTTTGCCATGtgtaaaatatacatatatgcagataagtatatgtatgcatacacacatgtgtataaacaaattgttataGCTAGAGTTAATTCCTCAAATGGGGTAAACAAAGTGTTGCCTGTTTCTTTTACCTTGATTCGACCATATCCAATTTGGACCGCGTACAACACGTACGCCCGGCGGAATGGAGGCACGCATTCCAGCGTTTTCTTGTTGCGTTTCTGTCGCCtgtaatatacaaataattatccaattttaatatacatattattgaTAAACTATGATAACAATTGAAATGTGTGTCAAATACCATTTACGAAGGGGAGGGGGAAGTGGGGAGATGGGTGGCATatagtacataaatatttgggTCAACGACAATATCAGCGCATGTCCAACTggaaatatgcatatatgtatctagATATGGAACTGAAGCAcctatgaaaatataaatttagaatatatttttttgaatataaaaatactttaaataacaCATACAGTTATTCGAGTAATTTTGTTGACAAGGAAATAAAtgcacatatttataattttttgtaaaaatagtTAAGCTTGTAAAGtcgcattatttatttttgttttaacttGTTATCAGAACCAAAAGTAACTAcgagtttaataaaataacaaaaaacctataagataattttttttcaatataaaatagaaaaaaggtgcaaatatttgtttgtaatttttaaaattaattctatcCTTTGATTGTTATtacttcatttttaaaattgttttaaaagctataaaaaaaagaaaaacccagaatagaatttttttttttttacataaaatatgtGAACCCTTTCATTTTATGATAACAAatacttgaccaactgtatatattaaataaaaagcatcgcaaatatttttatgtttttcccCAAGCTTAATTCGTGTTTGTCGTGTATGAAATGTGCCATCTCTAACAGGTGCCAAATGGACAGTTTAAAATTCCCCAAAATAAACCCAAGTTGGGTGGTTAGTTGTAGTATGATTCAGACATTGTTTTATGATTAATCACTTTCTAGGAAATAAGAGCTTAAAGTGGTCTCACATCAGACTCCGTTGGTTTATCACTATCAGACACAACAAAgtacataaatttatgtatgtaactgCAGCTGTGGCAGGAACAACAGCGGCATGTAAGAAAATGACGCATGAGATAAGACATAtggatacatatgtatacccTACAGATGTACACATATATGCCAATATATACACTTTGTTATACATTACGAAAAACAGCCACTTTGCACtgaactacaacaacatattATTAGgtgaatttaacaatttgtttatttgttttgatagGGGGCACAACTTACCAATGAAATTTTACGCTTCCGTCAAATGtaacaaatgtgtgtgtgtgtgtgtgtgtttgtgtgcgtatCTGTGTGTGCCCGTATGCTTGTGTGCAAATATCTGTATGAAATTCTCAATGCTAATCCCAGTTGTCGCTTTGTTCACTTAAAATCTAAAACctattttgtgttttatcaGTAATGCATTTGTCTTTtgcatttacttaattaatttgtaattgataaataaagttttttcatttgtCGTGTTATATATACACAATTGAAATCATTCACAAATTGGGCTAGAATGGTTCATACTGCGTTTTTATGTGCATCAAcgttaattttgtaattcaaCACACCCCGTTTTCCTGTTTTTGTTTCGACGAGCAATGcattttcacttatttttgtttgccaaaattttaacttttataaaattttttactttaatttttatgaagaCAGTGTGACAGCACTTTGCAATGCTAGGAAAGCTAACatattgcaaaaatatgccctaaaaatactaatacaatatgctcCTCACTTAACAAGCGACTCCTCACTTGACGAATTCACTTGCCGAATAACAAAAACAGCTGTTTATCGCATATGGTCACACTGCAAGCCGACATCGCAGTACTGCCGCCAGctttttagataaataaatagctgtttccgaaaaatagctaaagTACTAGCCAACTTTCCTAGCACCGGCCAAGAGTCAATTATTgctgaaaaactaaaaaatttttatctgcgctcatttgcaatttgattaatatgatacaagctgccagatcgggaagCTTAGCAGGGTGGCAACCTTTGGACTGGGGAACAATACctgtttctgttaaatttgttgttgtgggacttttgcacagttttacctaaaatatttatggcaaaactaagctgaatatatatttgaaatagcTAGATTTCCACCttataacaattttgaaatttttctagcaaacgaactatgaaaatagccagatctagCTATGAAATAgataagttggcaacagtgctgCAAGACGGCATCgcagtaaaaacaaaagttgtttatgcttaaaataaatataaattatatgcaaCATTTACACAA includes the following:
- the LOC117780355 gene encoding E3 ubiquitin-protein ligase MIB2 isoform X2, with the protein product MATETQQENAGMRASIPPGVRVVRGPNWIWSNQDDGEGHVGTVCEIGRCGSTHSPENTVVVNWDSGHRTNYRVGYQNQYDLIIVDNAQVGVRHSNVVCDGCSKGIAGIVFKCAQCTNYHLCAFCYGANLHDLEHSFVRYTTPTSLGVRVPPRKGSQRIQLRGIFVGSKVVRGPDWEWNDQDGGEGKTGRVMEIRGWDNESCRSVANVSWVTGSTNVYRLGHKGNVDLKYIAATCGGYYYKDHMPVLGQPEEQQPIVAMVKPTFSVGDRVKVCLEVDALMKLQQGHGGWNPRMVEHLAKLGTVHRITEKGDIRVQYENCPNRWTFHPAALVKVVSFRVGDLVTIINDAHKVQQLQKGHGEWIDIMRYALGKLCKVVKVYSDGDLRIQQLHDGFEWTLNPKCVKLERSPLATAAERSNSMMDLSHRRTDHVMTPLSGLSGSSVADKLVREAAQGHLDFVKQYLDVNPSQVDVMSGGKACIQVASHQGYVELVTYLISKGANVNVVDKEGDSALHYAAFGNQPETMRVLLEHGAEVNFLNSSHCSALHICAHKKTPHCVRELLQHNANVNIQDSYGDTALHDAIGKENTEVVELLCNAPNLDFTVKNNRGFNVLHHAALKGNVVAARRILQLSRQLVNVRKDDGFAALHLAALNGHAQVVETLVTEGQAELDIRNNRRQTPFLLAVSQGHAGVIERLVKLSCDINAKDEDGDNAMHLCVIKKTNLQQAAEPAQEDAPEIHKFFISLAQTSVRNEDRLMYSILIYLSRHGCRVELNNANASIFEWITDRNIRQLIFGQQTAGGTEESSITTATTTTAPIPLQRNMQALDINTSDDAAAVVEVGEDAVATAATSSTSLALPPPVTQPKPSEAAPSPGNKKLNSDATTSVSPQVAPRKKAPKPPVPTTATATSTATTCSAATVETNALPHVAIGAAAAAALPGLISGQQECIVCNEPLQLVRFEPCLHQIACEECSIRMKKCLRCGVVIERRLDASGRQVVGQQLSTTSSPSDQARLPSGDLLRYLENKVQEFEESHFCGICMERKRDVAFLCGHGACSHCAETLRTCHMCRKTILKKINLY
- the LOC117780355 gene encoding E3 ubiquitin-protein ligase MIB2 isoform X3, encoding MRASIPPGVRVVRGPNWIWSNQDDGEGHVGTVCEIGRCGSTHSPENTVVVNWDSGHRTNYRVGYQNQYDLIIVDNAQVGVRHSNVVCDGCSKGIAGIVFKCAQCTNYHLCAFCYGANLHDLEHSFVRYTTPTSLGVRVPPRKGSQRIQLRGIFVGSKVVRGPDWEWNDQDGGEGKTGRVMEIRGWDNESCRSVANVSWVTGSTNVYRLGHKGNVDLKYIAATCGGYYYKDHMPVLGQPEEQQPIVAMVKPTFSVGDRVKVCLEVDALMKLQQGHGGWNPRMVEHLAKLGTVHRITEKGDIRVQYENCPNRWTFHPAALVKVVSFRVGDLVTIINDAHKVQQLQKGHGEWIDIMRYALGKLCKVVKVYSDGDLRIQQLHDGFEWTLNPKCVKLERSPLATAAERSNSMMDLSHRRTDHVMTPLSGLSGSSVADKLVREAAQGHLDFVKQYLDVNPSQVDVMSGGKACIQVASHQGYVELVTYLISKGANVNVVDKEGDSALHYAAFGNQPETMRVLLEHGAEVNFLNSSHCSALHICAHKKTPHCVRELLQHNANVNIQDSYGDTALHDAIGKENTEVVELLCNAPNLDFTVKNNRGFNVLHHAALKGNVVAARRILQLSRQLVNVRKDDGFAALHLAALNGHAQVVETLVTEGQAELDIRNNRRQTPFLLAVSQGHAGVIERLVKLSCDINAKDEDGDNAMHLCVIKKTNLQQAAEPAQEDAPEIHKFFISLAQTSVRNEDRLMYSILIYLSRHGCRVELNNANASIFEWITDRNIRQLIFGQQTAGGTEESSITTATTTTAPIPLQRNMQALDINTSDDAAAVVEVGEDAVATAATSSTSLALPPPVTQPKPSEAAPSPGNKKLNSDATTSVSPQVAPRKKAPKPPVPTTATATSTATTCSAATVETNALPHVAIGAAAAAALPGLISGQQECIVCNEPLQLVRFEPCLHQIACEECSIRMKKCLRCGVVIERRLDASGRQVVGQQLSTTSSPSDQARLPSGDLLRYLENKVQEFEESHFCGICMERKRDVAFLCGHGACSHCAETLRTCHMCRKTILKKINLY